Proteins from one Anastrepha obliqua isolate idAnaObli1 chromosome 2, idAnaObli1_1.0, whole genome shotgun sequence genomic window:
- the LOC129236958 gene encoding uncharacterized protein LOC129236958: MLKWALNTPRLSYLTETDSKANSIEFKSNTKNKIRTPSARRQRLKRKSSDFCPSHRLQNWLEKENQLEERSQVTSTPLHSTSRSHGRRCPIRRLNSLKDLSNITPYEGNNPSIIPKPISLEFNTPTLSLTSCGITRKNPSNYAATLPTLEVEYSPCGFVPGPILALRGLGIADTYFDKPRYLSPDEQNQTLIQPQPTISTTNSTFQSQRNTCDDTVSLSSSKMGDQTLERMIDAILESTRKEKKSIKFAKPSHHHQRTVMSPTYTPAEDPANDLSEFWSENQNKTPLTQPRRKRRRSLPVKMAMTQLFSEREVRSPLGAGHRMRRLQDSNFFPLRRQRVVRRKRNTSKSNGKTTKLSPHEIVEATEVKVSPELAVLDSKTIENSSPDSGHNSCSELDENTLEDDCLTVRGSLENTGFRALDATKRRLSFSTKTMSASQ; this comes from the coding sequence ATGCTTAAGTGGGCGTTAAATACGCCCCGACTCTCATATCTAACAGAGACTGACTCCAAAGCGAACTCGATCGAATTTAAGTCcaacactaaaaataaaattcgtacACCCTCTGCCAGGCGGCAAAGACTCAAGCGAAAATCTTCAGATTTCTGTCCTTCACACCGCTTACAGAATTggttggaaaaggaaaatcaactTGAAGAACGAAGTCAAGTAACATCCACGCCACTTCACTCAACCTCAAGGTCACATGGCAGGAGATGTCCAATACGTCGGTTAAACAGCCTAAAAGATTTAAGCAACATTACTCCATATGAAGGCAACAACCCCAGCATTATACCAAAACCAATTTCCTTAGAGTTCAATACACCGACTTTAAGTCTGACCAGCTGCGGAATAACACGTAAAAATCCCTCGAACTATGCTGCCACACTACCTACCCTCGAAGTAGAATACTCGCCGTGCGGCTTCGTGCCTGGCCCAATACTAGCATTACGTGGCTTGGGAATTGCCGACACATATTTTGACAAGCCACGGTATTTGTCACCCGATGAACAAAACCAAACTCTGATACAACCCCAACCAACTATCAGTACCACAAATTCCACTTTTCAAAGTCAGCGAAATACGTGCGATGATACGGTTTCGTTGAGCTCTTCAAAGATGGGCGATCAGACGCTGGAACGCATGATAGACGCGATTTTGGAAAGCACACGAAAGGAAAAGAAGTCCATTAAATTCGCAAAACCATCGCATCATCATCAACGCACCGTTATGTCCCCTACATATACACCAGCCGAAGATCCCGCAAATGACTTAAGCGAGTTTTGGAGTGAGaatcaaaataaaacaccaTTGACACAACCGAGGCGCAAAAGGAGGCGATCGCTGCCTGTTAAAATGGCAATGACCCAGCTATTTAGTGAGCGAGAGGTGCGGTCGCCACTGGGAGCAGGGCATCGCATGCGAAGACTACAAGATAGTAATTTTTTCCCCTTACGACGACAACGTGTAGTGCGTCGGAAAAGAAACACATCTAAGTCCAATGGAAAAACTACAAAACTCTCTCCTCATGAAATCGTTGAGGCAACAGAAGTAAAAGTTTCGCCGGAACTCGCAGTGCTTGATTCCAAAACGATAGAAAATTCGAGTCCTGACAGTGGGCACAACTCTTGCAGCGAACTGGATGAGAACACTCTCGAAGATGACTGTTTGACAGTAAGAGGCTCACTAGAAAATACCGGCTTCCGTGCGCTCGACGCTACTAAACGACGTCTCAGCTTTTCAACCAAAACAATGTCAGCCAGCCAATAA